In Achromobacter spanius, the following proteins share a genomic window:
- the tssJ gene encoding type VI secretion system lipoprotein TssJ: MLKLQASIPRLLSIVLCSAALASCSSLNSMMGGTSEEDALKALKWTYAADGVQLAIEADPKLNQSTDQPHTLALSVVQMEDPSAFAPYAANSAKMSTLLLADTPPKGLLSLDRVFVSPGENRTVTLPRVEKAKYVGLVAGYFHLDPTRSARLYRIGVEVDSSGIVVKTRNASPEPLKIELLLGADGILQAVGTRTPPVTPTRPVGGLVTPPATTPASGNTPAKQ, encoded by the coding sequence ATGCTCAAGCTCCAGGCTTCGATTCCGCGTTTGTTGTCCATCGTGCTGTGCAGCGCTGCGCTGGCATCGTGCAGTTCCTTGAACAGCATGATGGGCGGCACGTCGGAAGAGGATGCGCTCAAGGCGCTGAAGTGGACGTATGCGGCCGACGGCGTGCAGCTTGCCATTGAAGCGGACCCGAAGTTGAACCAGTCGACCGACCAGCCGCATACGCTGGCGCTGTCGGTGGTGCAGATGGAAGATCCCAGCGCGTTCGCCCCCTACGCCGCCAATTCCGCCAAGATGTCCACGCTGCTGCTGGCCGACACCCCGCCCAAGGGCCTGCTGTCGCTCGACCGCGTGTTCGTGTCGCCCGGCGAAAACCGCACGGTCACGCTACCGCGTGTCGAAAAGGCCAAGTACGTGGGGCTGGTGGCCGGTTACTTCCACCTGGACCCGACGCGCAGCGCACGGCTGTACCGCATCGGCGTCGAAGTGGATTCCAGCGGCATCGTGGTCAAGACACGCAACGCGTCGCCCGAGCCCTTGAAGATCGAACTACTCCTGGGCGCCGACGGCATTCTCCAAGCAGTCGGCACCCGTACGCCGCCCGTCACGCCCACCCGCCCCGTCGGCGGACTGGTGACGCCCCCCGCGACGACGCCCGCCTCCGGCAATACGCCGGCCAAACAATGA
- a CDS encoding pentapeptide repeat-containing protein, with protein sequence MSDATQNRESLLQALRAGERLAPDALAGVDFRNADLSGLRLANLDARGARFDSADMRKTVWNRCRLDEVSLDGVALDGASFTACSGHAVSWRETKAIKVWMMDCVWQDADFHLAELTRLAAQNTAFPGARMRTAKVDKAWLSRCDLSGLDLSGAVWRQSHLPDSKLTGSTLAGAVLAQCSFNRVQAADVDFSGLVAPGVSFYQAALQNARFDGAMLDGAIFDQARLDKASFARASLQGARFQAANSTGISFGESKLMDADLSHLRVAHADFARADLTGARLHAVELPDASWRETVLENVRRDDPELRAAELWRPPV encoded by the coding sequence GTGAGTGACGCGACCCAGAATCGCGAGTCGCTGCTGCAAGCGCTGCGCGCGGGCGAACGGCTGGCGCCCGACGCGCTGGCCGGCGTCGATTTCCGCAATGCTGACCTGTCCGGTCTGCGCCTGGCCAACCTGGACGCGCGTGGCGCTCGCTTCGATAGCGCCGACATGCGCAAGACGGTCTGGAACCGTTGCCGGCTTGACGAGGTGAGCCTGGACGGCGTGGCGCTGGATGGGGCGTCCTTCACCGCCTGCAGCGGCCATGCGGTGTCGTGGCGCGAGACCAAGGCCATCAAGGTCTGGATGATGGACTGCGTGTGGCAGGACGCGGATTTCCACCTTGCTGAACTGACCCGCTTGGCCGCCCAGAACACGGCATTCCCGGGCGCCCGGATGAGAACGGCCAAGGTGGACAAGGCATGGCTGTCGCGCTGCGACCTGTCCGGCCTGGATCTTTCGGGCGCGGTCTGGCGGCAAAGCCACCTGCCGGACAGCAAACTGACGGGCTCCACGCTGGCTGGCGCCGTGTTGGCGCAATGCTCCTTCAACCGCGTCCAGGCCGCCGATGTCGATTTCAGCGGGCTGGTGGCGCCGGGTGTGTCTTTCTACCAAGCCGCGCTGCAGAACGCCCGCTTTGATGGCGCGATGCTGGATGGCGCCATCTTCGACCAGGCACGTCTGGACAAAGCCAGCTTCGCGCGAGCGTCGTTGCAGGGCGCCCGCTTTCAGGCCGCCAATTCCACGGGAATATCGTTCGGCGAATCGAAGTTGATGGACGCCGACCTGTCGCACCTGCGGGTCGCGCATGCGGATTTTGCGCGCGCCGACCTGACGGGCGCGCGCCTGCACGCCGTCGAACTGCCCGATGCCTCATGGCGCGAAACCGTGCTTGAAAACGTCCGTCGCGATGACCCCGAATTGCGGGCCGCCGAATTGTGGCGCCCCCCCGTCTAA
- a CDS encoding DUF4150 domain-containing protein — translation MFMLNNAGAMTTATVPDVCLTPAVPSPIPMPYPNIAMSDMADPGGIVENVLVGGMPALNQASTIMLSNGDQGGVAGGGVACGEIMGEAAFVTGSMKVMVGGPPGVRLTCMTTQNANNTVGIVAAPSQVIVMLVS, via the coding sequence ATGTTCATGCTGAATAACGCCGGCGCGATGACCACGGCAACCGTGCCCGACGTTTGTCTGACGCCCGCGGTGCCTTCGCCGATTCCGATGCCCTACCCCAACATCGCCATGAGCGACATGGCCGACCCGGGAGGCATCGTCGAGAACGTGCTGGTTGGCGGCATGCCGGCGCTGAACCAGGCCAGCACCATCATGCTCAGCAACGGCGACCAGGGCGGCGTGGCGGGCGGCGGGGTGGCCTGCGGCGAAATCATGGGCGAGGCCGCGTTCGTGACCGGCAGCATGAAGGTCATGGTGGGCGGGCCGCCGGGCGTGCGCCTGACCTGCATGACCACGCAGAATGCCAACAACACGGTCGGTATCGTGGCTGCGCCCAGCCAGGTGATCGTGATGCTGGTAAGTTGA
- a CDS encoding type VI secretion system Vgr family protein, with amino-acid sequence MSNAYDYAFDCAALSSMLHGQAVPAANVIVTHWQGTEAVSRPYRFDITFAVAQGDLALEKLLDQPATLTAKAPDGTVRQWHGIITQGAEQGRDETHYYYQVALEPRLARLRSMRWSDIYLKRDLADLIKQLLGYAGLTEPYSNDDTAYDYRIAATQLTQTQADFTCQFEETCLDFLMRKLEYYGVYFWFEQGSEQESVVFANSVEQQPADPDTAVYYPRGMIDPDVREIAIMQLNRRVGLTPNMVVLHDSQEQGNTTITLSSQASVPKPATVLGLGEVHQSDDHFEQLESTSAISGSALASWRAQELSCQRVRLEGEAHTPGIRAARLLAVSEYLRGVDARQYYVIEVKHEGTQTVETSPQTDIPAYRATFVALPRWLDVDDPSSPPLQYRAPRITPVPQVTRLVNGFVDVATPGQPRRFAQPDTNGLYKIRFLFTKQRYDGEQNSAFVRMATPYAGGASSQGLSDAGMHFPLREGTEVLIAFLNGNPDRPVIVSSLPNTEAPSVVNAQNSAHHRIGTPGGNTMVLADAQPGGDGAPAIRLYSPTQDSSMNLGQSDEEGVNDGFHLKTNLHGELYAGSSMLIEVPGHYRVCAGSDSDETQANFLGSEAQDMPSGITVGQSGGIVVENFMGMKIESVEALTLGHFFGGKVEFNEAATFESTLGVKLSMECVAAKEINLLEKNIVRDNANYANAFTKWVAGKWNGILAEKTEEVGMMKTTALETYKLFTPDAWMGSVASSLSLEPAGATLSSSIATLDGWTKATVTSLTETLVEGGISTVNLTSASASITSPSIELTATADVAVTTGGDVTINGTVVMLG; translated from the coding sequence ATGTCCAACGCCTACGACTATGCCTTCGATTGCGCCGCGCTGAGTTCAATGCTGCACGGTCAGGCGGTGCCCGCCGCCAACGTCATCGTGACGCATTGGCAGGGCACCGAGGCAGTGTCGCGGCCGTATCGTTTTGATATCACCTTCGCGGTCGCGCAAGGCGACCTGGCGCTGGAGAAACTGCTGGACCAGCCCGCGACGCTGACCGCGAAGGCGCCGGACGGCACGGTGCGCCAATGGCACGGCATCATTACCCAAGGCGCGGAGCAAGGGCGCGACGAGACCCATTACTACTACCAGGTGGCGCTGGAGCCACGGCTTGCGCGCCTGCGTTCAATGCGCTGGTCGGACATCTACCTGAAGCGCGACCTGGCCGATCTGATCAAGCAGCTACTCGGGTATGCCGGCCTGACAGAGCCTTACAGCAACGACGACACCGCCTACGACTACCGGATCGCCGCGACGCAGCTGACGCAGACGCAGGCCGATTTCACCTGCCAGTTCGAGGAAACCTGCCTGGATTTCCTGATGCGCAAGCTGGAATACTACGGCGTCTATTTCTGGTTCGAGCAGGGTTCGGAACAGGAGTCCGTGGTGTTTGCCAACAGCGTCGAGCAGCAGCCTGCCGACCCGGACACCGCCGTGTATTACCCCCGGGGCATGATCGACCCCGACGTGCGCGAAATCGCCATCATGCAATTGAACCGGCGTGTCGGCCTGACGCCGAACATGGTGGTGCTGCACGACTCGCAAGAACAGGGCAACACCACCATTACCCTGTCGAGCCAGGCCAGCGTGCCGAAGCCCGCCACGGTCCTGGGCCTGGGCGAGGTCCATCAGTCGGACGATCATTTCGAACAGCTGGAAAGCACCTCGGCCATCTCGGGCTCGGCGCTTGCCTCCTGGCGCGCCCAGGAACTTTCCTGCCAGCGCGTGCGCCTGGAGGGCGAAGCGCACACGCCCGGCATCCGCGCGGCCAGGCTGCTTGCCGTCTCGGAATATCTGCGCGGTGTGGACGCGCGGCAGTACTACGTGATCGAGGTCAAGCACGAAGGCACGCAAACGGTCGAGACCTCGCCTCAAACCGATATTCCGGCCTACCGGGCGACCTTTGTGGCGCTGCCACGCTGGCTGGACGTTGACGATCCCTCGTCGCCTCCCCTGCAGTACCGCGCACCGCGCATTACTCCCGTGCCGCAGGTCACCCGCCTGGTCAACGGTTTCGTCGACGTTGCCACGCCTGGACAACCCCGGCGGTTCGCCCAACCGGACACCAACGGCCTGTACAAGATCCGCTTCCTGTTCACCAAGCAGCGTTACGACGGTGAACAGAATTCCGCCTTCGTGCGCATGGCCACGCCCTATGCGGGCGGGGCGTCGTCGCAAGGCCTGTCGGATGCAGGCATGCATTTTCCGTTGCGCGAGGGCACGGAAGTCCTGATCGCGTTCCTGAACGGCAATCCGGATCGCCCTGTGATCGTCTCGTCGCTGCCCAATACCGAGGCGCCCAGCGTGGTCAACGCGCAGAATTCAGCGCACCACAGAATCGGCACGCCCGGCGGCAACACCATGGTGCTGGCCGACGCGCAGCCGGGCGGCGACGGCGCACCGGCCATCCGGCTGTACAGCCCCACGCAGGATTCCTCGATGAATCTGGGCCAGTCGGACGAGGAAGGTGTGAACGACGGGTTCCACTTGAAGACGAACTTGCACGGCGAACTGTATGCCGGCAGCAGCATGCTGATTGAAGTGCCGGGCCACTACCGCGTATGCGCGGGGTCCGACTCCGATGAAACCCAGGCCAACTTCCTGGGATCGGAGGCGCAGGACATGCCGTCCGGCATTACGGTGGGCCAGAGTGGCGGGATTGTCGTCGAGAATTTCATGGGCATGAAAATCGAAAGCGTGGAAGCCCTGACGCTGGGGCACTTCTTCGGCGGCAAAGTGGAATTCAACGAAGCCGCCACCTTCGAATCGACGCTGGGCGTGAAGCTCAGCATGGAGTGCGTGGCCGCCAAGGAGATCAACCTCCTGGAAAAGAACATCGTGCGCGACAACGCCAATTACGCCAACGCCTTCACCAAGTGGGTCGCCGGGAAATGGAACGGCATCCTGGCGGAGAAGACCGAGGAAGTCGGCATGATGAAGACCACGGCATTGGAGACCTACAAGCTCTTCACGCCCGACGCCTGGATGGGCTCGGTGGCGTCGTCGCTGTCGCTGGAACCTGCGGGCGCCACACTCAGCAGCTCGATCGCCACGCTTGACGGCTGGACCAAGGCCACGGTGACCAGCCTGACGGAAACGCTGGTCGAAGGCGGCATCTCGACTGTCAACCTGACCAGTGCAAGCGCGTCCATCACCAGCCCTTCGATCGAGCTCACCGCCACCGCGGACGTGGCGGTGACGACAGGCGGCGACGTCACGATCAACGGCACTGTCGTCATGCTCGGGTAA
- a CDS encoding DUF2169 family type VI secretion system accessory protein, translating to MHVHKPADAMLLLGYQSRGGQSSLTVTVGYCCGADGTRVSEQDAWKTLTALFTDEPFDLAQKKTRGGFGVAGAAKAPQGRPVTGLTVRAGVGELQKSVLVLGDRYWSRGIAGWQPSAPQPYTDMPIGLARAYGAKGWAANPHGRGHCAQADQADGVALPNIEDPAAPVLRPGDVPRPASLGVLTQGAPEQIRWLGTLDKRWQRARLPWLPDDTDPRWFDRFAQDQCQEGYWRGDESWFAENMHADHPLQRGTLPGLRPRVLVRTDAAPERRVELPLDLDTVWLLPNDERVLVLYRGEFATRREDAEDVLGLGIFTERMSEAPQPTQHWALIWQEAGEAATPAQAQTLAAPEPGPEAAAKTAAAGKAIEEMGKAAAAHRATVAKTLADTRQSAIAETDQTMQRYGLGSLQAKMAQSDAPPNTLALPTPEWPKEPTAFKAAVRQYVADALAAGEAETREQWRAHGLDYDAALARSRARPPVVLDPADAVAKMKLPPDAKAALMERYQAFQIKMDALQLNAKKISKQAEALQAQEPPSLPLPDEALPRGPRTALDREALLGRHARRASAQWCELQGLDLSGVDLAGLDLSTSLLRSCVLRGANLEGVNFTDCQLEDCDLGDTQLGRARFPRALLKGCQAAGAKLPGADFSQARLEKCVFTQADLSATEWAAAQAKECDFNKAVLRQAQGQEARFTACGFAGIDAASSRFPKAMFSKCMLEDATLDGADLQGATLMTCQAAGSRYDGASMAQLRTLKGTDLRRANLNRALLDRASLQDTNLGKATLRETHMDRGFLKNCDLSGTDAWHLVARVCDFTGSRIEQASWRGANLMKARLRQVVLQDVDLTGANLHAADTRTATAQGVQLDQALLTRCRLLEDYGRE from the coding sequence ATGCACGTGCACAAACCCGCCGACGCCATGCTGCTGCTGGGATATCAATCCCGGGGGGGCCAGTCGTCCCTGACCGTCACGGTAGGCTACTGTTGCGGCGCGGACGGCACGCGCGTGTCGGAACAGGACGCCTGGAAAACGCTGACGGCGCTCTTCACCGACGAACCCTTCGACCTGGCGCAGAAAAAAACGCGCGGCGGCTTTGGCGTGGCCGGCGCGGCCAAGGCGCCGCAAGGCCGGCCCGTTACCGGGCTGACCGTGCGCGCCGGCGTGGGCGAGCTGCAAAAATCGGTGCTGGTGCTGGGCGACCGCTACTGGTCGCGCGGCATTGCCGGCTGGCAGCCCAGCGCGCCGCAGCCTTACACCGACATGCCCATCGGCCTGGCACGCGCCTACGGCGCCAAGGGCTGGGCGGCCAATCCGCACGGCCGTGGCCATTGTGCCCAGGCGGACCAGGCCGACGGCGTTGCCCTGCCCAATATCGAAGACCCCGCCGCGCCGGTGTTGCGGCCAGGCGATGTGCCGCGCCCGGCCAGTCTGGGCGTGCTGACCCAGGGCGCGCCTGAACAGATCCGCTGGCTAGGCACGCTGGACAAGCGCTGGCAGCGCGCACGGCTGCCCTGGTTGCCCGACGATACCGACCCGCGTTGGTTCGACCGTTTCGCGCAAGACCAATGCCAGGAAGGCTATTGGCGCGGCGACGAAAGCTGGTTCGCCGAGAACATGCACGCCGATCATCCGCTGCAACGCGGCACCCTGCCCGGCTTGCGGCCGCGTGTGCTGGTGCGCACCGATGCGGCGCCCGAGCGGCGCGTGGAATTGCCGCTGGACCTGGACACCGTCTGGCTGCTGCCGAACGACGAGCGCGTGCTGGTGCTGTACCGGGGCGAATTCGCCACGCGGCGCGAGGATGCGGAGGACGTGCTCGGCCTGGGCATCTTCACCGAACGCATGAGCGAAGCGCCGCAACCCACCCAGCATTGGGCGCTGATATGGCAAGAGGCCGGCGAAGCCGCTACGCCGGCGCAAGCACAAACGCTGGCCGCGCCCGAGCCCGGTCCCGAGGCCGCCGCGAAAACGGCCGCGGCAGGCAAGGCGATCGAAGAGATGGGCAAGGCGGCGGCCGCGCATCGCGCGACGGTTGCCAAGACCCTGGCCGACACCCGCCAATCGGCCATTGCCGAAACCGACCAGACCATGCAGCGCTACGGCCTGGGGTCACTGCAAGCCAAGATGGCGCAAAGCGATGCCCCGCCCAACACGCTGGCGCTGCCGACCCCCGAATGGCCCAAGGAACCGACGGCGTTCAAGGCTGCCGTGCGCCAGTACGTGGCCGACGCATTGGCCGCTGGCGAAGCCGAGACGCGCGAACAATGGCGCGCCCACGGGTTGGATTACGACGCTGCGCTGGCGCGTTCGCGTGCCCGGCCGCCCGTCGTGCTGGACCCGGCCGATGCGGTCGCAAAAATGAAGCTGCCGCCCGACGCCAAGGCCGCGCTGATGGAACGGTACCAGGCATTCCAGATCAAGATGGACGCGCTGCAACTGAACGCCAAGAAAATCTCCAAGCAGGCGGAAGCGCTACAGGCCCAGGAACCGCCGTCACTGCCCTTGCCGGATGAAGCCCTGCCGCGCGGCCCGCGCACCGCGCTGGACCGCGAGGCCCTGCTTGGGCGCCACGCGCGGCGCGCCTCGGCGCAATGGTGCGAACTGCAAGGGCTGGACCTGAGCGGGGTGGACTTGGCCGGCTTGGACCTCAGCACCTCGCTGCTGCGGAGTTGCGTGCTGCGCGGCGCCAATCTGGAGGGCGTCAATTTCACCGACTGCCAATTAGAGGACTGCGACCTTGGGGACACCCAACTAGGCCGCGCCCGTTTCCCCCGCGCCCTGCTGAAGGGGTGCCAGGCGGCTGGGGCGAAGCTGCCCGGCGCGGACTTTTCACAAGCCCGCCTGGAGAAATGCGTGTTCACCCAGGCCGATCTGTCGGCCACCGAATGGGCAGCGGCGCAGGCCAAGGAATGCGACTTCAACAAGGCGGTTCTGCGCCAGGCCCAGGGTCAGGAGGCGCGCTTTACGGCGTGCGGGTTTGCTGGCATCGACGCGGCATCAAGCCGCTTCCCCAAGGCCATGTTCAGCAAGTGCATGCTGGAGGACGCCACCCTGGATGGCGCCGACCTGCAAGGCGCGACCCTGATGACCTGCCAGGCCGCGGGTTCGCGTTACGACGGCGCCAGCATGGCTCAACTGCGCACGCTGAAGGGCACCGATCTACGCCGCGCCAACCTGAACCGCGCGCTGTTGGACAGGGCCAGCCTGCAGGATACGAACCTGGGCAAGGCCACGCTGCGCGAGACGCACATGGACCGCGGATTCCTGAAGAATTGCGACCTGTCGGGCACCGACGCCTGGCATCTGGTGGCGCGCGTCTGCGACTTCACGGGCAGCCGCATCGAGCAGGCCAGCTGGCGCGGAGCGAACCTGATGAAGGCCCGGCTGCGCCAGGTGGTGCTGCAGGACGTGGACCTGACCGGCGCCAACCTGCACGCGGCCGACACCCGCACTGCGACCGCGCAAGGCGTGCAACTGGACCAGGCCCTGCTGACGCGCTGCCGCCTGCTGGAGGATTACGGCCGTGAGTGA
- the tssK gene encoding type VI secretion system baseplate subunit TssK yields MSTHLKQPLFWHQGLFLQPHHFQYQDAWTERLLARQVELTAPWCWGFGALEINEAALAARQVVVDHMALRWQDGTLTEIPGNARIESRRFELAEFSQGPRTLYVGLRRHVVDQPSVQKYENLDDAARAEARLVAPADPQQVPDRYASGPSGRVTLMTYVLRLFWEEEIGALGDYDLMPLARLEQDGEVVRLAPRFVPPCLNLAASTSLQHMLMELRDEVIGRARQLEVFKQPIANRSGEDGQFGPVLALSVLNRYGPQITHLVEAAQTHPWAVYGVLRQLAGELSTFSDYCDLLGETRDNRQLVAPYKHTDIGSVFMGVLDLVRRLLNEITIGPEMLVHFEQDGAAGNLYRADMPAAFFGPRHRYYLMARSGLEPKELAEHMVLEAKLGIPDEIETLVTRSLPGIEIIPLQTLPLGMPRRAGSAYFRIESLSDGWDAVVRDGRLSLSLPEPPPDLRLELIVIKG; encoded by the coding sequence ATGAGCACGCATCTGAAACAACCACTGTTCTGGCATCAGGGCCTGTTCCTGCAGCCCCATCATTTCCAGTACCAGGACGCCTGGACCGAACGACTCCTGGCACGGCAGGTCGAGCTGACCGCGCCGTGGTGCTGGGGTTTTGGCGCGCTGGAAATCAATGAAGCCGCCCTGGCCGCGCGGCAGGTGGTGGTGGACCACATGGCCCTGCGCTGGCAGGACGGAACGCTGACCGAAATCCCCGGCAATGCCCGCATCGAATCGCGGCGCTTCGAGCTGGCCGAATTCTCGCAAGGCCCGCGCACGCTGTACGTGGGCCTGCGCCGTCATGTGGTGGACCAGCCCAGCGTACAGAAATACGAGAACCTGGACGACGCGGCGCGGGCCGAAGCGCGGCTGGTGGCGCCGGCCGATCCGCAACAGGTGCCCGACCGTTATGCGAGCGGCCCGTCGGGACGCGTGACGCTGATGACGTATGTGCTGCGCCTGTTCTGGGAAGAAGAGATCGGCGCGCTGGGCGATTACGACCTGATGCCCCTGGCGCGCCTGGAACAGGATGGCGAGGTCGTCAGGCTGGCACCCCGCTTCGTGCCGCCCTGCCTGAACCTGGCCGCGTCCACGTCGCTGCAACACATGCTGATGGAATTGCGCGACGAAGTCATCGGACGCGCCCGGCAGCTTGAAGTCTTCAAGCAGCCCATTGCCAACCGCTCCGGCGAGGATGGCCAGTTCGGCCCGGTGCTGGCCCTGTCCGTCCTGAACCGCTACGGACCGCAGATTACGCACCTGGTCGAAGCTGCGCAGACCCATCCCTGGGCCGTCTATGGCGTGCTGCGCCAGTTGGCGGGCGAGCTGAGCACGTTCTCGGACTATTGCGACCTGCTGGGCGAAACGCGGGACAACCGCCAATTGGTGGCGCCCTACAAGCACACCGATATCGGATCCGTGTTCATGGGCGTGCTGGACCTGGTGCGCCGCCTGCTGAACGAAATCACGATCGGGCCCGAGATGCTGGTGCATTTCGAGCAGGACGGCGCCGCGGGCAATCTCTACCGCGCCGACATGCCGGCCGCGTTCTTCGGCCCCCGCCATCGCTATTACCTGATGGCGCGCAGCGGCCTGGAGCCTAAGGAATTGGCCGAACACATGGTGCTGGAAGCCAAGCTGGGAATCCCCGACGAGATCGAAACACTGGTAACGCGGTCGCTGCCCGGCATCGAGATCATTCCGCTGCAGACGCTGCCGCTGGGCATGCCCCGCCGTGCCGGCAGCGCGTATTTCCGTATCGAAAGCCTGTCGGACGGCTGGGATGCCGTCGTTCGTGATGGCCGCCTGTCCCTGTCGCTGCCGGAGCCGCCGCCGGACCTGCGGCTTGAACTGATCGTGATCAAAGGATAG
- a CDS encoding DUF3540 domain-containing protein: protein MNHPNPASDPAVSQPDAAPAYSPDQGARLHHARLVMRDGRRYAALTGAGAIWVTPAAGCLLQPEVGDIALVSLAAGQGYILTVLERGAPASAARVEVPGDLQLSLPEGKLSIQAADGMALDAGPALEVNAAHATVTLDEADLRCHTLRVAGDNAHTHWNTRNDVSVERMEISGRAEVHLGQSVRRVAGHDDVTTGSQRTVVNEDWSVHAATADLKARDRVAVDADSVQIG from the coding sequence ATGAACCATCCTAATCCCGCGTCGGACCCGGCCGTTAGCCAGCCTGACGCCGCGCCTGCCTATTCGCCGGACCAGGGCGCCCGTCTGCACCACGCGCGGCTAGTCATGCGCGACGGTCGCCGCTACGCCGCGCTGACCGGTGCCGGCGCCATCTGGGTCACCCCTGCCGCCGGCTGCCTGCTGCAACCCGAAGTCGGCGACATCGCGCTGGTCAGCCTGGCCGCGGGCCAGGGCTACATCCTGACCGTACTCGAACGCGGCGCGCCGGCATCCGCCGCCCGAGTGGAAGTGCCGGGCGATTTGCAGTTGTCGCTGCCCGAAGGAAAGTTGTCGATCCAGGCGGCCGACGGCATGGCGCTGGACGCCGGCCCCGCCCTGGAAGTCAATGCGGCGCACGCCACGGTGACCTTGGACGAAGCCGATCTCCGTTGCCACACCCTGCGCGTCGCGGGCGACAACGCGCACACGCACTGGAACACACGCAATGACGTCAGCGTCGAGCGCATGGAAATCTCTGGCCGCGCCGAAGTGCATCTGGGGCAGAGCGTACGCCGCGTCGCCGGACATGATGACGTCACGACCGGGTCGCAGCGCACCGTCGTCAACGAGGACTGGTCGGTGCATGCCGCAACGGCCGACCTGAAAGCACGCGACCGGGTGGCGGTGGATGCCGACTCGGTACAGATAGGTTGA
- a CDS encoding DotU family type IV/VI secretion system protein yields the protein MRLSNIWIASMELARTAITGAGTDATPDAEVVRGQLKASLDAAVERVQAHGFTAADAQASLFAVVAWIDELAMSRDWAASSSWRLAPLQRHYFSTTRAGVAFFEKLEALPDDAVEVREVYGLALLAGFSGRYTHRPPAELAEYRAALLARIAEERRMSPLDPSLPLFPQASGRARKVAPYRRGIGPSLATFFLVVVPLCLLLGLYLYLDYRVAGEAAQVAVPTATRS from the coding sequence GTGCGCCTGAGCAATATCTGGATTGCCTCCATGGAGTTGGCCCGCACGGCAATCACCGGCGCGGGCACCGACGCAACGCCTGACGCCGAAGTGGTGCGCGGGCAACTGAAGGCGTCGTTGGACGCCGCGGTCGAGCGCGTGCAGGCCCATGGTTTCACCGCCGCCGACGCGCAGGCCAGCCTGTTCGCCGTGGTTGCCTGGATCGACGAACTGGCGATGTCGCGCGACTGGGCGGCCAGTTCGTCCTGGCGGCTGGCGCCCCTGCAGCGCCATTACTTCTCGACGACACGAGCGGGTGTGGCGTTCTTCGAAAAGCTCGAGGCCCTGCCCGATGACGCCGTCGAAGTGCGCGAGGTCTACGGCCTGGCTTTGCTGGCCGGCTTCAGCGGCCGCTACACGCATCGTCCGCCCGCCGAACTCGCTGAGTACCGCGCGGCCCTGCTGGCACGCATCGCCGAAGAACGCCGCATGTCGCCGCTGGATCCCAGCCTGCCGCTGTTCCCGCAGGCGAGCGGCCGCGCGCGAAAAGTGGCGCCCTACCGCCGCGGTATCGGGCCGTCGCTGGCGACCTTTTTCCTGGTGGTCGTGCCCTTGTGCCTGCTGCTGGGCTTGTACCTGTACCTGGACTATCGCGTTGCGGGCGAGGCGGCGCAGGTAGCCGTGCCCACCGCCACCCGCTCCTGA